In Nicotiana tabacum cultivar K326 chromosome 2, ASM71507v2, whole genome shotgun sequence, the following proteins share a genomic window:
- the LOC107819863 gene encoding putative BPI/LBP family protein At1g04970 isoform X2 produces the protein MADYIFSFFFLSLILISSTNHVKSNEEGYITVDISNKGLDFAKEFLVQMAESSLVPLDLPKIEKSKHIPIIGTVHMGLSNITVDKIHVISSTVKAGDTGIVISVSGATANMTMNWEYSYTNWWLPIPITDNGEASIQVEGMDVGISFNLTNNQGSLMLSPLDCGCSVKDISIKLDGGASWLYQGLLDAFEVRLTSAVESAISKKLKEGIVKLDSLLQSLPKEIPIRNIAALNVTFVGNPQLRDTSLTLSINGLISAKDAYSAFSYHHLEHLLASLEHLLASVPVRDPASMVTISLHEKVLVSASSVYYDANKMHWIVDKVPEQSLLNTAEWRFIIPQLYRQYPNADMTLNVTIFSPPNLKIKEHQIDVTVHADVVINVLNSGEVTPVACFSTAVSGSASAWFTNNNLAGSIGLDEFFLSLKWSRIGNLHVNLVR, from the exons ATGGCAGACTATATCTTCTCCTTCTTTTTTCTATCTTTAATCCTTATTTCTTCAACTAACCATGTTAAATCCAATGAAGAAGGCTACATCACAGTGGACATATCAAATAAGGGTCTTGATTTTGCGAAGGAGTTTCTAGTACAAATGGCTGAGTCTTCATTAGTTCCCCTTGACCTGCCTAAAATTGAGAAATCCAAACATATTCCTATTATTGGTACAGTTCATATGGGTCTTTCTAATATCACTGTCGATAAAATCCATGTAATTTCGTCCACTGTTAAAGCTGGTGATACGGGTATAGTTATTAGTGTTTCTGGTGCCACTGCCAATATGACCATGAATTGGGAATATTCTTATACCAACTGGTGGCTTCCTATTCCTATTACTGATAATGGAGAAGCTTCCATTCAG GTTGAAGGTATGGATGTTGGAATTTCTTTCAATCTGACGAATAACCAAGGATCACTTATGCTTTCTCCCCTGGACTGTGGATGTTCGGTGAAAGATATATCGATAAAGTTGGATGGTGGAGCATCCTGGCTATATCAAGG GTTGCTGGACGCTTTTGAAGTTAGATTAACTTCCGCTGTAGAAAGCGCTATTTCAAAGAAATTGAAAGAAGGGATTGTAAAGCTTGATTCTTTATTGCAGTCCCTACCAAAGGAAATTCCAATAAGAAATATTGCTGCTTTAAATGTCACCTTTGTTGGCAACCCACAATTGCGAGACACTTCTCTTACTCTTTCAATTAATGGGTTAATTAGTGCCAAGGACGCATATTCGGCATTTTCTTACCATCATCTGGAACACTTATTAGCGTCTCTAGAACACTTATTAGCGTCAGTTCCTGTGAGGGATCCGGCAAGCATGGTTACTATTTCCTTGCATGAAAAAGTTTTAGTGTCCGCATCATCTGTTTACTATGAT GCCAACAAAATGCACTGGATTGTTGACAAAGTACCTGAACAGTCCTTGTTAAACACTGCTGAATGGAGGTTCATCATCCCGCAACTTTACAGGCAATATCCAAATGCTGACATGACTCTGAATGTTACCATATTTTCCCCGCCCAATCTGAAAATTAAAGAACATCAGATTGATGTGACAGTTCATGCAGATGTCGTGATTAATGTTTTGAATTCAGGTGAAGTGACACCAGTTGCTTGCTTTTCAACG GCAGTCAGTGGTTCAGCTTCTGCATGGTTTACCAACAATAATCTTGCCGGAAGTATTGGATTAGATGAATTCTTTTTATCTTTAAAATGGAGTAGAATTGGCAATTTGCACGTGAATCTAGTCCGG